The Gordonia terrae genome contains the following window.
CGCGGTGAAGGTCGACGCATTCATCCCGTGCTCGGCGGCGCTGACCCAGTAGGCGTCGATCGCGGCGATGTGCCGGGGATCGGGGTCGCCCTTCCACCGCGTCATGAAACGTGCGGTGACGGTGTCGCATTCGTCGATCACGTGCTGGGGGACGGCGGGCTGATGGATGCCCCGCGCCGACTGCGCCACGTACGACAGTGCCATCACCGATGCGCGGGCGAGATTGTCGCGGGCGGTGGCGTCGTCGATGTCGAGGAGCGGCTGGTAGCCCCAGATCGGTGCGAGCATGGCCAGCGCGGCCTGGACGTCGACCCGCACGTCGCCGGTGTGGATCGGCAGCGGGAACGGTTCGGCCGGCGGCAGACCGTCACCGAACTTGCCGTCGACCAGCAGGGCCCACACGTCGGCGAAGGTCACCTTGTTCTCGACCAGGTCTTCGATGTCCACGCCGCGATAGCGGAGATTGCCGCCGTTCTTGTCCGGTTCGGCGATGTCGGTCGTGAAGGCCACCACGCCCTCGAGTCCGGCGACGAAATCCTCGGGAACAGTGTTGGCCATGGCAACCCACCTCACTCGACGTCTGTGTCGTGCATCCGCGGGGGATGCGATCCACGACGAACTGTAGATCAGCACGCCGCCCCGCGTGTACCCCGGAGTAACGAGCGAGGTCGGAGTAGCGTCAGGACGGTGCTGGACGAGTCGCGCGACCCCATCGACCTGCCGAACATGCGCGTCGGATATGGCGGCGGGATTCCCCCCAACATCGGCGAGGGTGACCGTGCAGCCGGGGCCGACGGCATCCGCGAGAACCTCGACCCGAGTTGGCTGCGCGGCGACCCGCCGTGGCTGGACCTCTTCGGAGTCTGGCTGCGCGAGGCCATCGACGCCCGCATCGCCGAGCCCAATGCGATGGTCCTCGGAACTGCCGACGCGGAGGGCCGACCGTCCACGCGCACCGTCCTGTGTAAGGGAGTCGACGCGAACGGCGTGGTCTTCTTCACCGGTTATCAGTCGGACAAGGGGCGGCACCTCGCCGCCAACCCGTATGCCTCGGTGACGTTTCCCTGGATCGCCCTGGAACGGCAGGTGCACTTCCGCGGTCCGGTCGAACATGTCAGTGCCCTGGAGATCCAGGCGTATTGGGAGCTCCGACCCCGCGGTTCGCAGCTGTCGGCAGCCGCGTCCGAGCAGTCACGGCCCATCGGCAGTCGCGTCGAACTCGAGCAGAAGGCCGCCGAACTCGCCGAAGCCTACGGCGGGTTCGACGAGGGCGCCGAGGTCCCGGTCCCGTCCGAGTGGGGCGGGTACCGCATCGTTCCGGTCGAGGTCGAGTTCTGGCAGGGTCGAGCGAACCGCTTGCACAACCGGGTTCGGCTGACCCACGTCGACCACACCTGGCGTGCCGAGCGGCTGCAGCCGTGAGTGTCGGGGCCCGTCAGCGGTAGTCGAGACGGTTCGGGTAGAATCCGGCGATGCCGCACTGCGCCTGGGCGAAGATCGGTGCCCGGT
Protein-coding sequences here:
- the pdxH gene encoding pyridoxamine 5'-phosphate oxidase, which gives rise to MRVGYGGGIPPNIGEGDRAAGADGIRENLDPSWLRGDPPWLDLFGVWLREAIDARIAEPNAMVLGTADAEGRPSTRTVLCKGVDANGVVFFTGYQSDKGRHLAANPYASVTFPWIALERQVHFRGPVEHVSALEIQAYWELRPRGSQLSAAASEQSRPIGSRVELEQKAAELAEAYGGFDEGAEVPVPSEWGGYRIVPVEVEFWQGRANRLHNRVRLTHVDHTWRAERLQP